A stretch of DNA from Pseudomonadota bacterium:
ACGAGGGGCGTTGATACACCGCCTCTCCCCAAGCGTTAATTCCCGCAGTCCCTGCGGTAGATTTTAGGAGTATATTTTGAGCAGCATTATGGTCTCTATCCATAACGGTCTTACAGAAAGGACACCGATGTATCCTTTGAGCAAGGGTTTTAGGAACAGGCTCGCCACAAAC
This window harbors:
- a CDS encoding zinc ribbon domain-containing protein: VCGEPVPKTLAQRIHRCPFCKTVMDRDHNAAQNILLKSTAGTAGINAWGEAVYQRPSLNQEALSLRTG